A single window of Athene noctua chromosome 1, bAthNoc1.hap1.1, whole genome shotgun sequence DNA harbors:
- the POU3F2 gene encoding POU domain, class 3, transcription factor 2 gives MATAASNHYSLLASGSPMVHAEPPGGMQPGGGYRDAGALVQADYALQSNGHPLSHAHQWIAALSHGGPGGGGGGGGGGGGGGGGGEAPWSAGALGQPDIKPAVVQAGGRGDELPPPPPPPPPQHPPPGRAPHLVHHGGGGGHHAAAAAAAAAAAAWRAGGAAHLPPGMAAANGAQAGLLYSQPPGFTVNGMLGAAQPALHHHGLRDAHEEPPPGPPGPPHHGPEHPPPPHGPHPGAAGPAPPAAAAAAPPGPPPHHDPHSDEDTPTSDDLEQFAKQFKQRRIKLGFTQADVGLALGTLYGNVFSQTTICRFEALQLSFKNMCKLKPLLNKWLEEADSSSGSPTSIDKIAAQGRKRKKRTSIEVSVKGALESHFLKCPKPSAQEITSLADSLQLEKEVVRVWFCNRRQKEKRMTPPGGTLPGAEDVYGASRDTPPHHGVQTPVQ, from the coding sequence ATGGCGACCGCAGCCTCCAACCACTACAGCCTGCTCGCCTCCGGCTCCCCCATGGTGCACGCCGAGCCGCCCGGCGGCATGCAGCCCGGCGGCGGCTACCGCGACGCCGGCGCCCTGGTGCAGGCGGACTACGCGCTGCAGAGCAACGGGCACCCGCTGAGCCACGCTCACCAGTGGATCGCGGCGCTGTCCcacggcggccccggcggcggcggcggcggcggcggcggcggcgggggcggcggcggcggcggcgaggcgcCCTGGTCGGCGGGCGCGCTGGGCCAGCCCGACATCAAGCCGGCGGTGGTGcaggcgggcgggcgcggcgacgagctgccgccgccgccgccgccgccgccgccgcagcacccgccgccggggcgggcgccGCACCTGGTGCaccacggcggcggcggcgggcaccacgcggcggcggcggcggcggcggcggcggcggcggcgtggcgggcgggcggcgcggcgcacCTGCCGCCCGGCATGGCCGCGGCCAACGGCGCGCAGGCGGGGCTGCTCTACTCCCAGCCGCCCGGCTTCACCGTCAACGGGATGCTGGGCGCCGCGCAGCCGGCGCTGCACCACCACGGCCTGCGCGACGCCCacgaggagccgccgccggggccgcccgggccGCCGCACCACGGCCCCGagcacccgccgccgccccacggcccccaccccggggcggccgggccggcgccccccgccgccgccgccgccgcgccccccgggccgccgccgcacCACGACCCGCACTCGGACGAGGACACGCCGACCTCGGACGACCTGGAGCAGTTCGCCAAGCAGTTCAAGCAGCGGCGCATCAAACTGGGATTTACCCAAGCGGACGTGGGGCTGGCGCTGGGCACCCTCTACGGCAACGTCTTCTCGCAGACCACCATCTGCCGCTTCGAGGCCCTGCAGCTCAGCTTCAAGAACATGTGCAAGCTGAAGCCTTTGTTGAACAAGTGGTTGGAGGAGGCGGACTCCTCCTCGGGCAGCCCCACCAGCATAGACAAGATCGCGGCGCAGGGCCGCAAGCGGAAAAAGCGCACCTCCATCGAGGTGAGCGTCAAGGGCGCGCTGGAGAGCCACTTCCTCAAGTGCCCCAAGCCCTCCGCCCAGGAGATCACCTCGCTCGCGGACAGCCTacagctggagaaggaggtgGTGAGAGTGTGGTTTTGTAACAGGAGACAGAAAGAGAAGCGCATGACTCCCCCGGGAGGGACGCTGCCGGGCGCCGAGGACGTGTACGGGGCCAGCAGGGACACGCCGCCGCACCACGGGGTGCAGACCCCCGTGCAGTGA